One stretch of Arachis hypogaea cultivar Tifrunner chromosome 20, arahy.Tifrunner.gnm2.J5K5, whole genome shotgun sequence DNA includes these proteins:
- the LOC112782698 gene encoding uncharacterized protein → MSYCCAFADPNVYLLRNNGFLGGSSSVKVKILTNGSSLNQKKLGRRQVGLHAFGTKCAHVVVEKRKRKMGVFSEEVIGVLKSILDPNSALSYFKMVAQLPNILHTTEACNYMLELLRAHMRIQDMVFVFDVMQKQVINRNLNTYLTIFKALSVKGGIRQAPFALGKMREAGFVLNAYSYNGLIHLLLQPGFYREGLEVYRRMISEGLKPSMKTYSALMVALGKKRDTRTIMDLLEEMKTLGLKPNMYTYTICIRALGRVGKIDDACAILREMDDEGCGPDVVTYTVLIDALCNAGKLDKAEELYTKMRESHHKPDQITYTTLIDKFSNCGNLDMVKRFWREMEADGYEPDVVSYTTFIDALCKSGSIDQAFAMLETMKMKGTFPNLHTYNTLISGLLKRKRLDEALELFDNMESLGVEPTAYSYVLFIDYYGKSGDPGKALETFETMKKRGIAPSIVACNVSLYSLAEMGRIREANDIFNDLYNCGLSPDSVTYNMMMKCYSKAGQIDKAIELLDEMISNGCEPDIIMVNSLIYMLYKADRVDEAWEMFGRLKDLKLAPTVVTYNTLLAGLGKEGKVEKVLELFGSMTESGCPPNTITFNTLLDCLCKNDAVDLALKMLCRMTMMNCSHDVLTYNAIIYGLIKEDRISYAFWFFHQMKKSLYPDLVTLCTLLPGVVQYGMIEDAIKIVMEFVYQAGLEKGKQSLEELMESILVEAKIEDAILFAERLVSASGFQDDCVILPLIKALCKRNKILDAQKLFDKFTKTFGVRPTVESYNCLMDGVLGSNMTEKAWDLFVEMKDAGCHPNIFTYNLLLDAHGKSGRIDELLELFNELQSRGCKPNAITHNIIISALVKSNSINKALDLYYELVSGDFSPTPCTYGPLIDGLLKSRRFEEAMKIFEEMLDYQCKPNCAIFNILINGFGKAGKIDVACDMFKRMVKEGIRPDLKSYTILVECLCLAGRVDDAVYYFEELKSTGLDPDRVSYNLMINGLGRSRRLDNALSLFSEMKCRGISPDLYTYNALILHLGIIGEVDLAGKMYEELQARGLEPNVFTYNALIRGHSLSGNKDRAFNVYKKMMVQGCSPNRQTFAQLPNKC, encoded by the coding sequence ATGTCATATTGTTGTGCCTTCGCTGACCCCAATGTCTATCTTCTGAGAAATAATGGGTTCTTGGGTGGAAGCAGTTCTGTGAAAGTGAAGATTTTGACTAATGGGTCTTCACTAAATCAGAAGAAACTTGGAAGAAGACAAGTGGGTCTTCATGCCTTTGGCACAAAGTGTGCACACGTGGTTGTGGAAAAACGCAAGAGAAAAATGGGAGTGTTCTCTGAAGAAGTTATTGGAGTTCTGAAGTCTATTTTGGATCCAAATTCTGCTCTTTCCTACTTCAAGATGGTTGCTCAGTTGCCAAATATTTTGCATACCACTGAAGCATGCAATTACATGCTTGAGTTGTTGAGGGCTCACATGAGGATTCAGGATATGGTCTTTGTCTTTGATGTAATGCAAAAGCAAGTTATTAATCGAAATTTGAATACGTATCTCACAATATTTAAGGCTCTTTCAGTTAAAGGTGGGATTCGGCAGGCGCCATTTGCACTTGGAAAGATGAGGGAAGCTGGTTTCGTCCTGAATGCTTATTCATATAATGGGCTGATCCATTTACTACTCCAACCTGGGTTTTATAGAGAGGGTTTGGAGGTTTATAGAAGAATGATCTCGGAAGGGCTTAAGCCTAGCATGAAGACATACTCAGCACTGATGGTAGCACTAGGGAAGAAAAGGGATACCAGAACCATTATGGATTTGTTGGAAGAGATGAAAACTTTGGGATTGAAGCCAAATATGTACACATATACCATATGCATTAGAGCACTTGGTAGGGTAGGGAAAATTGATGATGCCTGTGCGATTTTAAGGGAAATGGATGATGAAGGATGCGGGCCTGATGTTGTCACTTATACAGTTCTGATTGATGCTCTTTGTAACGCGGGGAAGCTTGATAAGGCCGAGGAATTATATACAAAGATGAGAGAGAGCCATCACAAACCTGATCAGATAACATATACTACTTTGATCGACAAGTTCAGTAACTGTGGCAACTTGGATATGGTGAAAAGATTCTGGAGGGAGATGGAAGCTGATGGTTATGAACCTGACGTGGTTTCCTACACAACATTCATTGATGCTTTATGCAAATCTGGGAGCATTGATCAGGCCTTTGCTATGTTAGAAACGATGAAGATGAAAGGAACTTTTCCAAATCTTCATACTTACAACACTTTGATCTCTGGACTTTTGAAGAGGAAAAGATTAGATGAGGCATTAGAACTTTTCGATAATATGGAATCTTTGGGCGTTGAACCTACTGCTTATTCATATGTTCTGTTCATCGACTATTATGGAAAGTCCGGTGATCCAGGAAAAGCTCTTGAGACCTTTGAAACGATGAAAAAGAGAGGAATTGCGCCTAGTATAGTAGCATGTAATGTATCTTTATATAGTCTTGCAGAAATGGGTAGGATCAGAGAAGCAAATGATATATTCAACGATCTTTACAACTGCGGACTTTCACCAGATTCAGTAACCTATAATATGATGATGAAGTGCTATAGCAAAGCAGGTCAAATAGACAAAGCCATAGAGCTTTTGGATGAGATGATAAGCAATGGGTGTGAACCAGATATAATTATGGTTAATTCGTTAATTTATATGCTTTACAAGGCCGATCGAGTTGATGAGGCCTGGGAAATGTTTGGGAGATTGAAGGATTTGAAGCTGGCTCCGACGGTAGTGACATACAATACTCTACTTGCTGGCTTGGGGAAAGAAGGAAAAGTCGAAAAGGTTCTTGAACTGTTTGGGAGTATGACAGAGTCTGGATGTCCTCCTAACACAATAACTTTCAACACACTCCTTGATTGTCTCTGCAAGAACGACGCAGTTGATTTGGCTTTGAAAATGCTATGCAGAATGACGATGATGAACTGTAGTCATGATGTTCTGACTTATAACGCCATCATCTATGGGTTGATCAAAGAAGACAGAATTAGTTATGCATTCTGGTTTTTCCATCAGATGAAGAAATCTCTCTACCCTGATCTCGTAACTTTGTGCACCCTCCTTCCTGGTGTTGTACAGTATGGAATGATAGAGGATGCTATCAAGATTGTCATGGAATTTGTTTATCAGGCAGGTTTAGAGAAAGGCAAACAATCCTTGGAAGAACTAATGGAATCCATTTTAGTTGAAGCGAAAATTGAAGATGCCATTCTATTTGCTGAAAGATTGGTAAGTGCTTCTGGTTTCCAAGATGACTGTGTAATATTACCTCTAATTAAAGCCTTGTGTAAGCGGAACAAGATCCTTGATGCTCAAAAATTATTTGATAAGTTCACCAAAACTTTTGGAGTTCGCCCAACCGTTGAATCATATAATTGCTTGATGGATGGGGTTCTTGGATCTAATATGACTGAAAAAGCTTGGGATCTTTTTGTGGAGATGAAGGATGCAGGTTGTCATCCAAATATTTTCACGTATAACTTGCTGCTCGATGCTCATGGTAAATCTGGGAGGATTGATGAACTCCTTGAACTTTTCAATGAACTGCAGAGTAGGGGATGCAAGCCTAATGCCATAACCCATAACATTATCATCTCTGCGCTTGTGAAATCTAATAGCATCAATAAGGCATTAGATTTGTATTATGAGCTCGTAAGTGGTGATTTCTCTCCCACTCCCTGCACTTATGGACCACTTATAGATGGACTTTTAAAGAGCAGGAGATTTGAGGAAGCAATGAAGATCTTTGAGGAGATGCTAGACTATCAATGCAAGCCAAACTGTGCTATTTTCAATATTCTCATCAATGGATTTGGGAAAGCTGGAAAAATTGATGTTGCTTGTGATATGTTCAAGAGGATGGTTAAAGAGGGAATAAGGCCAGACCTGAAGTCTTACACAATTCTTGTAGAGTGCCTATGCTTGGCCGGAAGAGTCGACGATGCCGTGTACTACTTTGAGGAACTAAAGTCAACTGGCCTTGATCCTGATAGAGTTTCGTACAATCTTATGATCAATGGGCTCGGAAGATCACGCAGGTTGGACAATGCTCTTTCTCTTTTCAGCGAAATGAAGTGTAGGGGAATTTCTCCTGATCTTTACACTTACAATGCATTGATTCTCCATCTTGGGATCATTGGAGAGGTGGACCTAGCCGGAAAGATGTACGAGGAACTGCAAGCAAGGGGTCTGGAACCTAATGTCTTCACTTATAATGCTCTCATTCGAGGGCATAGTTTGTCGGGAAACAAAGACAGAGCTTTCAATGTCTACAAGAAGATGATGGTACAGGGGTGCAGCCCCAACAGACAAACCTTTGCTCAACTTCCTAATAAATGCTGA